The sequence TGAAACTTTCTCCCTTTACCACCATGCCCCTCAACCTCGATATCACTTTCTGCCTTCAACTCTGGAAGAGAAATGTCAATGTTAGGCATATGTATTTTACTGCCTTTCACTTCTGGACCCTCTAATTTAATGTCACCATCTTTTGACTTCAATTTTTGTAAGGACatatccaatgtgggcatgtGAAACTTTCCTTTTTTCTCCAAATGTCCTTCAATGTCTATTTCCCCTTCTGTTTTTCCTTTTGGAAGTGAAATATCAATCTTTGGCATTTCAGTCTTTCCACCTTTGGCTTCGGGGCCTTCTACTTTGACTTCACCTTCAGGCAACTTCATTTTTGGAAGGGAAATGTCAATTGAGGGCATGTGAAACTTCCCCCCTTTGCCACCATGCCCCTCAACCTCAATATCTCTTTCAGTTTTCCCTTTGGGAAGAGAAATGTCAATGTTAGGCATATGTATTTTGCTGCCTTTGCCTTCTGGTCCCTCTAGTTTGATGTCACCCTCTGGGAGCTTCATTTTTGGTAGCGATACATCAGACTTGGGCATTTGGAACTTGCCTCCTTTTCCAGAATGTCCTTCAGTTTCAATCTCACCCTTTCCCTTGGGAAGGGAATAGTCCATTGTGGGCATATGAAACTTCCCTCCTTTGACACCCGGTCCTTCTAAACTGACACATTCTTCTAGTGACTTCCTTTTTGGAAGGGAAACGTTGAATGTAGGCATATGAAATCGTCCTCCTTTTCCAGAATGTCCTTCAATGTCAATTTCTCCCTCCATTTTACCTTTGGGAAGTGAAATATCAGTCGATGGCATTTCAATCTTTCCCCCTTTGGCTTCGGGGCCTTCTACTTTAACTTCACCTTCAGGCAACTTCATTTTTGGAAGGGAAATGTCAATTGAGGGCATGTGAAATTTGTCCCCTTTGATTGCATGTTCCTTAGCCTCTCCTTCCATTTTTCCTTTTGGAAGAGAAATGTTCATCGTTGGCATATTAATGTTCCCCCCTTTGACTTCAGGGCCTTCTAGGCTGATTTCTCCCTTTCCCTTTGGAAGGGAAAGGTCAATTGTTGGCATATGAAACTTTCCTCCTTTGACTTCTGGTCCTTCTAAAAGGATATCTGCTTCTGGTGACTTCATTTTTGGAAGGGAAATGTCAGAATCTCCTTCAACTTTGATGTCACCTTCCGCTTTTACTTTTGGTAGTGAAATGTCAATTGTAGGAATGTGAAACTTCCTTCCTTTGACTTCAGGTCCCTCTGTGTTGACCTTACCCTCTGGTGACTTAAATTTCGGGAAAGAAATGCCAAATTTGGGCATCTTAAACTTTCCCCCTTTACTGACATGGCCTTCAATGTTAACTTCTGTTAACGCTGTTATGCCTTTTGGAAGGGAAACATCAATATTTGTTATCTCAACCTTTCCCCCTTTGATTTCAGGACCTTTTACTTTGGCTTTACCCTCTGGTAACTCCACTTTCGGAGGAGAAATATCAAGTGAAGGCATGTGAAACTTTCCACCTTTAGATGCATCTCCAACACTGATGTCACCTTCTGTTTTTCCTTTTGGAAGTGAACAATCTATAATGGGCATATGAAATGTGCTGCCTTTCACATCAGATCCTTCTATTTTCATGTCACCCTCTGGTGACTTTATTTTTGGAAGTGAGACATCAAATGAGGACATTTGAAACTTCCCTCTTTTTCCAGAATTTCCCTCAATGTCAATTTCGCTTTTTCCTTTGGGAAGTGAAATGTCTACTTGTGGCATGTGGAACTTTCCTCCTTTTACATCAGGCCCTTCTACATCGACTTCTGTTCCTGACGACCTCATTTTTGGAGGAGAAATATCAATTGTGGGCGTTTTGAGCATTCCTTCTTTTCCTACATTTGAATCAATATTGACTTCACCCTCTGCTTTTCCTCTGGCAAGGGAAATATCAAGTGTGGGCATTTCAAACTTTCCCCCTTTCAATTCAGGCCCCTCTAAACTAGCATTGCCCTTCATTTTAGGAAGAGAAACATCACATGAGGGCATTTTGAACTTCCCTCCTTTTCCAGAATGTCCCTCAATGTTAATTTTCCCCTCTGTTTTTCCTTTAGGGAGAGATATGTCAGTATAGGGCATTTGAATTTTGCCACCCTTCACTTCAGGTCCTTCTACATTAATTTCTCTGTCTGATGACTTGATTTTTGGTAGAGAATTGTCAAATGTGGGCATCTGAAATGTACCTCCTTTTCCTAAATATCCTTCAATGTCCACCTCACCCCCTGCTTTACCTTTTGGGCGTAAAAGGTCAACTTTTGGCATGTTGAACTCCCCTTTGACTTCAGGCCCCTCTATATTCATGTCTTCCTCTGAAGACTTGCATTTTGGAAGAGAAACATCGAAAGTTGGCATTTTGAACTTGCCTCCCTTTCCAATGTGTCCTTCCACATCAACATTTGCTTCTCCTGATGTCATCTTTGGCAGTGAAATGTCAACAGCTGGTAGGCTCATTTTCCACCCTTTTCTGGACCTTCAATATCCATATCAGATGATCCAATCTTTGGTAGTGAGATGTCAGTTTTTGGCATGGATATATTTGGCCCTTTAAAAAAGGGTCCTTCTATCTCGTCTGGCACTCTACGCCGGGTGTCCAGCTGCAGATCGATGTTGGGTGCAGAGATGTCAATAGCTGGCATTTTAATGCCAGACAGACCTGTTGACCCTTCAACTCCTTCAGCTAAACCTTTTGCTTTTATCTCACCATCAATTTCATCAGAGTGACGGGCTGAGGGGAGTCCTAATGAAAGCTCTACCTCTCGGTGCATAAACTTTGACCCCTCCTGGAGTTTCATTTCTGGTTTCTGTAGGTTGACTTCCTTGTTTCCAGATGGCAAACTGAATTCCACTGAGGGTGGTGTGAATTTGACATCAGGAGGTTTCAGCTCCAGAGACCCTTCAGACATGGCAGTGTCCGATGTTATCTTTTTTGTTTTAGGGAAATGAATTCCGAACCTGTGGCCCTTTCCTTTGACTTTGACTTTAGCTCCAGGCACATCTGGCAGGGAGACATCTGCCTGTCCCTCTGGTTGCGTCACGTCAACTTCTCCTGTAGCCGCCTCGGCACCCTTTGCTTTCATCCTGGGACACCTTATCATCCTCTTCTTTCTGCCAGTGGTGACTACTCCTCCATGCTGCTCAGTTCCCTCTGCCTTCCCATCCTTCCTCAGCTTGAACTTGGGGAAGGCAAACTCCACATCGACGGGGTTGAGCTCCACCTTGGAAGGTGATCCTTCCATCTCCAACTCTGCTCCAGTGCtccctttcttgttttccttcaGCCTTTTCAATCCAAAACGTCCTCCCCTCTTTTTCTTCGCTTTGAAAGGTTTGATGCTCTTGACACTCTGCAACAGATATGCAAGTATGAGTTAGGTTGACATGAACCTGATGAATCTGGAATAACCAGTTGTATATCTCAATGTCAAAATGTCAATTACAAATACTATCATAGCCGTACCATTCTTTGCATCTTGGTTTTGGGTCCTTTCAGTTCCAAGCTGGTGGCGCCAGGGTGCATGGTGACATCAGCACCGGCGATGGTCCTCTTCAGGAAAAAGGAGACTTTATAAGGCTCCGCACACTGCAAGATCTTCAGGGCATCCTCATACTTCACATTGTCAAAGTAGACTCTTGCACTGAGCAACTGATCTCCTGCAAGGACACCAATCAACCAGACAAAAGTTAATATGCACACAGCACAAATGAGATAAAGAGAACAGGGGGAAATATTGAAGTCTTATAGTTGTGGTTTGCTTTTGACAATCAAAGGAAGGATATGAAAGGGCATGGCATTTTGATGTTTACATTTTATTTGCACAagataatgtacagtatgtacgtCAGAACAGGTGATTGATCAATGACATTACATTCAATAAATGACACAGTACACTTAATGGAAGTTATACAAGGAAGGGATACAGATGGGAAGAAACAAGATGATTTCAACATTGCATTTTTTCAGTTATTTCTAAGTATGGAATGAATTTATGTTTGAATAGTTGACTGTTTAACATTCGATTTTATATTTCTATCTATTAAACTAGTCCATAACTAATTCACCTTAGCTGTGTCTCATGGCTTTATATTCATGCAACTCTACTTTCTCCCGTCCAGTTACCTTGCTGGAGGCTAAGATGCTTTGCTGCAGTGGAGTCTTTAAGGACGTCCTTAATGAAGATGCCTCGCTCCCCTCCACCTGTGACACTGTAGCCACtggctccagcctcagcctctgtCTCCACCACAACCTCCACCACCTCAGATGCAGTCTCCTCCTGTAAAGACACACCAGAGGAGAGGGTTTCCTCAAGGGGGGTTTCCTCAAGTctattgtcatgttgtgttgctaccatgctgttttcatgtgttgctgccatgcttgctgtctgggtctctctttatgtagtgttgtggtatcTCTCTTGTcgtaatgtgtgttttgtcctatatttgtattttatttgttattattaatcccagcccctgtccccgcaggaggccttttgcctcctggttggccatcattgtaaataacaattagtttttaactgacttgcctcattaaataaaggataaaataaataataataaatacaataaaagTCTCTTGTCTTCAAATGTAAACCGTAGAATGGCATGCGATTCTGAGTGTTTTCTAGGCCTGTGTAAATGTTACTGTTTCATGAGTATTAGTTGTTTCTTGGCTCTTTACCACTGCTTGGACCTCTGTTGAGGAATACATCTCTGCGTGGGCCAAACGAGACGACTCTTTCAGGTGTCTTCTCTTCAGACTCAGCACCTCTTTCAGCTCTGCATGCAGTTTCTCTTTCTGAACCTAAAAGGAAGAATTGTGTCTGTGTTGATGGCTCAGTTGATTGGACCATGATAGTAACGATAATAGTTCTGTCATGGGTTCAAATCCTGCATGGGCCACATACAATATAGGTTATTGTGTGTTAACTGTAAGATACAAGTATTTGGCAGGTAAATAACTTTGTAAGCATAGGGGATTGAAACCCAAtgagcttggtgtgtgtgtgtgtgtgcatgcgccaACTGAATTAGCCAATGAATGCtttgggatatggagagaaaataactATTAGGGATTGACAGAATACCTTCATTATAGCCACACTCATTTTGAGATTAGAGACCTTATTTCTCTCATCACATGGGCTTTGACATACTCCATAAGCTCTGTGTTAGCTGCAGCCCTGACCCCAACCTCACTGACTCAAGTACAATGACACAATCAAAACCTGCTGAGGTCATTCTATCCCCCCGGTCGCTTCTCTCAACATAAACAACCATTCATTTAGCCAAGCTCAGCAGAGATGACACTTTTTCATACAGCAGGTGGCAGGGCACAGTGGCACAACAATTGACCTCTCGTGTTAGCACACCTCAAAATATGCACAGGTGTTGAGGGCTAGAGGACATGTCGTAAACATTATTATAATGCATAATACTGTGGTCAATtctgaaatggttcaaaatttttttttataGGATATACGAGTGACATGAAAATATTATACACCAGTAAGTGcatgtccataaacacacaaTATATTGTTTGCTTTCCTTATTTATATTTAGACCCCTCCCATGTACTTAATTCCGAGTATCAGCTCCTCCCCTCAGACGCTATAGGATCCCTACATGTAAGCTGAACAGGTCTAAGCACTCCTTCATTCCCATGTCTATCATAAAATGAGCAGGGTTAGTACGCCACGGACAGAATGTGAGGGAAATGTGCAATATGTATTATGTATGTGAAGTGTACAACGTGCATGACAGGGGTAACATGCAATGTATGTATTATGCTGAGTGTGTAATGTACAGTGTCTATTTTGTATACAGCAGAACTGTGTGTCTAAGACCATTTTCTTGGCTCTTTTTTCTTTCCTATCCTTCCCTGGCTTGAGTGTGTTAGGATATCCAAACACTCTCCACTCACCACTCTCTCTGGGCTCTCCTGGTCCTCTGGGGAGGCACTGTGGTGAGGGTTGGCGTGGGGGGCGGTGGGAGGCCTGTCAGAAGGGGGAGACTGCCTTTTGTCTTTCACCTGGCTCAGTAGAGGAGATATCAAGTTCAACAGATTAGTAAACAGCACTGCAGTGCACCACCTCAGATATGGTATATAGCATGTCTGGAACAAGTGAAAGCCAGATAGAGGCTACTCACGGCTGGTTCTCTGGCCTGGGTAAATACATGACTTTCTTCCAATTCTCTGTCAGAGTCTGCAAACAGAAGGAGATTGTGTCAATGTTGGCGTGTGATGCACAGACAGAGGGCAGATCTCAACAAGACTATAtcacctcatagatatcatcaaTGGCTTTACTTTGTCTGTTTTGACCCCACTGCTACATTGGCATGACATAATGTCATGGATACAGTACATGGATACACACATGCATATACTGTAAGATTATACCTTCTCTATTTTATCCTTTTTTCACTTGACGCAGGTATTGCGGCATGCCCATGGATTTCCAACCATTTGATTTAGTGACCGGCCTCTCAGACTGCGGTGCATTGCTATGGCACTCTTGGAATTATTTCCATGGTTTTGCATATCCCTGCACCACCCACCCTAGCCCCTCAATAGCCCTCTACTTATATGCAGGAGGCACTTGACTTTTTTGCTGGTCCCCAGCAATGTCATGCATGTCCTACCCTTTTGGTTTCATGTGATGGCTTTTTGATCAGTCTTGACAtgtgtgtttatgcgtgtgtgtttgtcaaGGGGGGGATCCAGTACTCAGTGTCAGTGTATTTCTCATGCCTCTGTCGGGGGTGTCAGAGTGTCGGGTATCTCAGTCGGTCACGAGAACAAATTACAGACATTCAGAGTGCTCCTGTCCAGGATGGCTAAATGTTGTAAAAGCAGGGACACCCGCCTTGGATAGTATGCTTCACGAGTACTGGACATTGCAATAATAAGGCTGTTATGCATCTGATCTATTATGATCTGTATAATGTTAATGCCGGTATCAGAAATAACTAAATGGCTCTAACTTCTCGACATAGCTAAATTAAACAAACTTTTGAGCTGATTTAAAAACATGAAATACTTAGAGCTTGTATCCATAATATCCAGGTAAAGCAGAGTTCAAATTATACCGTGACATTTGGGGAGGTCTCTATTATTTTCATGCGACCTCCTACTGTATGTGTGCATGAGCTTGACATTTTTTGATGGGCCTAATCGTAAAGACGTCATTTAGCGTACAAATTGTATCACCTTTTAATGTGGCACGAACACATGAACACAAGCAGTCAGTATGtgttcatctgattgtcaaacaaatcacttcaaaagttGACTACCTGCGCATGTTTGTCCACTCTAAAATTATTCCAGCATCCAAAAAGTGCACTGTTCACATTATCATTTTTTAAACCATGACACAGAGGTAGGGTTGTTTGTTTAATTTGgaatatgtcacgacttccgccgaagttggtccatctccttgttcgggcggcgttcggcggtcgaagtcgccgaccttctagccatcgctgatcctcttttcattttcctttggttttgtcttgtcttgtatcacacctggttccaatcccattcattatatgttgtgtatttaaccctctgttccccctcattgtccttgtcggtgattgtttgtttgtaaactttgtgcaagatatgttctggtgtgcgacgggttttgtacccacttgtaTTATTTTGGTTTTAGGAGTttttgagcacttattaaactgctccattttataccaagttcgatctcctgcgcctgacttccctgccaccagcacgtaCCCTTACAGAATAAGCTTTTACTTGAATATTTAGAATTGTAGCAGTAGGCTACAAATTGCATTTTAAACAAATAGGCGAATGGTTAAACTATAATTATTTTGAGACCCCTCCCCctatgccccccctccccccaccgtAATATGTGTATGAGTGAAAGAAGCAGCTGGCCCAGAGTGCTCCCAGTTCTGCACACTGAGTGCTCCACATAGGTCAGACCACTTTCTTTATATAGATCCAGCTCTCTCTGACCCACATCTGCATGCCTACTACTGACTGATCTATACGGCATGGAATCCTTCCATTCAGCTTAGAGGGACCTGCAGACTACAGTCCAACACACCAAAACAACCTAACCTCCAATCTGGCAACCCATCTGTTTCATTTCGCATTATGGGATTGATGTTCTGTGGTAAATGAAAAGGTTTCGAATTAACATTGGAGAAGGACATGGTACTGTCTGTGTACGTCTGTTCTCATGATATGTTCGCTGGTCAGATGTGGTGTCCTCAATGTTCTCAATGTCTTTTTAAATGCATTGGTACTATACATTGAGACATTGCACCTAATTTATCAAACAGGTTCACAGGATTAGGTTTTCCTATTTTAGATTTGAAAATGAAGTAACAGACCTTGACTTGGTGGTCAGCTATTTGCTTCTAGGGAATGGGAAAGGACAGGACAGTTCACTAACATTCTCCCGACATCAAACAGCCTGATCCCAGTCTCAGCAGGGTATCAGTCAGGACCCTAGTTAGAAATGGGATAAGAATGGGATCTTGTGATGTGTGGCTTTGTTTTTGGCGGATTGTGCAACAACAACAACGCCAGAGTAATGAAAGTGATATGAGCTGTCTAATCTCCACTTAAGCAATATCTAATTCAATTATAATTGGAATATGTTTCTATTTGGCTATACTGTGGAGTGGTTATGAAGTCAGGTTTCTGCACAACGGAACACATAGACCTACCCTTTTCCATCGTAGTGTTTGATACTGGAATTGTCTTTCTGAATAAGAGTATTGTTCAAGACAAAGAACTACAAGCAAATAGAACAAACAACCAGATCTAGAGAGGTCTCAGGGACATGCTTTCAGCAGTGGAGACCAAGCTGTTTCACTCACAGCGTGCCAACAAATACACAGTGTGTATACTACTATGTAGTAGGAAATGGGCCTAATATATTCACCTTATGAATATTTAAAAGTCCCCACATACAGTAAACATAGCTTTGATAGGAAGCGCTGTGTGTCTTGTTTGCTCTGTATATATTTTATAGCAGTTGAATCCTAGGGGCTTCCAGGTCAGTCACTTTAAACACCGATTTGTCTAGTCATCTGGACACCATGTCCAAATACTAATGGAattctgcagaggataaattgTGTTTGTTTTCTCCATCATTTGAAAAGTTACAGTAATTGGGTTAGCAACTAGGCAACTAAAAGAGCATCCTCTAAAGttacaaaaaaatctatttcCCTTGGACTGAAGTCGTTGGAGAGTCATCTACAGTAACCCTCACATTGACAGTCTACCACAAGTTACCCCATATGTACAGCCATAGTATGTAGTATTAAGACACACACTTAGCAGCTACAGACCTGCTGTGTGGAGAAAGCTAACCTGATTTGAGCTAATGCAATGAGTGTCATGAGACCCAGGATGAAGAGAAAGGACCCTTTGTGTACACTGTTAATCAATACTATTCTGGTAATAAGTTGACGTGCAAATACAAATAGCATCAGGATTTACAAAGAAAAAGTGGTTAGTTGTGTACAACTCAGGGATAAAGTTATTCTAAAGCTATTggatttgaaaaactgtttattcaaACAGTTCAATGCCAGGGCACATTATGATTCATGAATAAACCTCCTAAAACTGCTACATATAGATTTTAGTGTTACCAAATGCCCCCATCAGTTTTTATCAGTTATTGATCTCTACTTCCCATGAAGATGAACTACTTCTACTAGAGGGGACCTATGCCAGCTTGAGTTGTGGTGAAATAAATCTAAAATGTATTCCCCCAACTGTGTCCAAAACAAACCCACGTTAGACTCCACAATCTTCACTGCTGGATGTTGTCAATTCCCTGTTTATCAGGCCAATGAAGGGAAAGCCCTACTCGGCATAGCTGGCATTCCCAGAAATGTCAGAGACTTTAAATCATACAGATTATTTtgggtaaaataaaaaacactCCAGGACACTTTTGAACGTctaaaactaaacagaaagtatgtagaaattataatggaaCTATACGTTTTCAAATAACTGCGCTTTTTCTGGCCCGCAAATTGCTTTGACGAAAAAATTGGTCCAGAGAAAAATCTGAGCTGCCCTCCGCTGAATTTTGAAATGTGACCCTGGAGCCGAAATGATTGCCTACTCCTGCTTTAAACTGATCATTTGGAACCAACTGTGCTACTGTTATCCCATAAGGTACACAAATATACCTCAGATACAATATCCTATTTAAAAACCGTACATTATGAAACAAGAGACATCTATAATTATTTGTGGTATATTCTATTCTTCACTAACAGTTGCCTTGGACTGTTTATAGGTCAGCATGTGGACAGAATCAGGTTTCAGTGTCTGTATGACTTGtgaatacatcaaatcaaatttcattggtcacatacacatggttagcagatgttaatgcgagtatagcgaaatgcttgtgcttctagttccgacagtgcagtaatatctaacaagtaatctaacaattccccaacaactacctaatacttGTGACATTCTTGTGACattgggtgttgtaggtgtcatggagggcaggtagtttgcccccggtgatgtgttgtgcagaccacaccaccctctggagagccttgaggTTAagagcggtgcagttgccgtaccaggctgtgatacagcccaacaggatgctctcgattgtgcatctttaaaagtttgtcacggttttgggtgacaagtcaaatttcttcagcctcctgaggttgaagaggtactGTTGCGCCTCCTTCACGACACTGTCTGTGaacaccaacaacgacgagacagcatacagggaggaggtgagggcactcggagtgtgttgtcaggaaaacaacctttcactcaacgtcaacaaaacaaatgagatgatcgtggacttcaggaaacagcagagggagtactccgctatccacatcgaagggacagcagtggagaaggtggacagttttaagttcctgggcgtacacatcacaaacaaactgaaatggtccacccaggaacttaaaactttccaccttctccactgctgtcccttcgatgtggataggggagtgctccctctgctgtttcctgaagtccacgatcatctcctttgttttgttgacattgagtgaaaggttgttttcctgacaccacactccgagtgccctcacctcctccctgtaagatgtctcgtcattgttggtgttcaagcccactactgtgggcttgatgattgagttggaggcgtgcatggccacacagtcgtgggtgaacagggagtacaggagagggctgagaacacacccttgtgaggccccagtgttgagggtcagcaaaaTGGAGATGTtgcttcctaccttcaccacctgggggtggcctgtcagaaagtccacaacccaattgcacagggtggggttgagacccagggcctccagcttttattttaaatgttttaacctttatttaactaggcaagtcagttaagaacaaattcttaatttcaatgacagtctaggaacagggggttaactgccttgttcaggggcagaacgacagatttttaccttgtcagttcggggatttgatcttgtggttactagtccaacgctctaaccactag comes from Salmo salar chromosome ssa20, Ssal_v3.1, whole genome shotgun sequence and encodes:
- the LOC106580742 gene encoding periaxin isoform X1 — protein: MCECLRGIFRVTWTPSSDADSDRELEESHVFTQAREPAVKDKRQSPPSDRPPTAPHANPHHSASPEDQESPERVVQKEKLHAELKEVLSLKRRHLKESSRLAHAEMYSSTEVQAVEETASEVVEVVVETEAEAGASGYSVTGGGERGIFIKDVLKDSTAAKHLSLQQGDQLLSARVYFDNVKYEDALKILQCAEPYKVSFFLKRTIAGADVTMHPGATSLELKGPKTKMQRMSVKSIKPFKAKKKRGGRFGLKRLKENKKGSTGAELEMEGSPSKVELNPVDVEFAFPKFKLRKDGKAEGTEQHGGVVTTGRKKRMIRCPRMKAKGAEAATGEVDVTQPEGQADVSLPDVPGAKVKVKGKGHRFGIHFPKTKKITSDTAMSEGSLELKPPDVKFTPPSVEFSLPSGNKEVNLQKPEMKLQEGSKFMHREVELSLGLPSARHSDEIDGEIKAKGLAEGVEGSTGLSGIKMPAIDISAPNIDLQLDTRRRVPDEIEGPFFKGPNISMPKTDISLPKIGSSDMDIEGPEKGGK
- the LOC106580742 gene encoding periaxin isoform X2 → MYSSTEVQAVEETASEVVEVVVETEAEAGASGYSVTGGGERGIFIKDVLKDSTAAKHLSLQQGDQLLSARVYFDNVKYEDALKILQCAEPYKVSFFLKRTIAGADVTMHPGATSLELKGPKTKMQRMSVKSIKPFKAKKKRGGRFGLKRLKENKKGSTGAELEMEGSPSKVELNPVDVEFAFPKFKLRKDGKAEGTEQHGGVVTTGRKKRMIRCPRMKAKGAEAATGEVDVTQPEGQADVSLPDVPGAKVKVKGKGHRFGIHFPKTKKITSDTAMSEGSLELKPPDVKFTPPSVEFSLPSGNKEVNLQKPEMKLQEGSKFMHREVELSLGLPSARHSDEIDGEIKAKGLAEGVEGSTGLSGIKMPAIDISAPNIDLQLDTRRRVPDEIEGPFFKGPNISMPKTDISLPKIGSSDMDIEGPEKGGK